Part of the Sulfitobacter donghicola DSW-25 = KCTC 12864 = JCM 14565 genome, AAGTCGTTCGGTACAAAGTACGGCTTCCCACCGTCTCAGGCGGCGCACACATGCTACGTTCAGACACTGCTGTATGCTGATGCTGTAACACGTGGCAAATCCTTCAACCCATGTTCCGTTGGCGAAGCCATGGAAGGGTTTGAATTCGACGGTCTGGGCAACGGCCCAACATTGTACCGTGCCGAAGATCACCAGTGCTTCAAAGACGTTCTGGTTGTGAAGGGTAAAGAGAACCCAGAAAACCAGTACGACTTGGTTGAAATCGTAGAAGTGACACCTGCAGAGCAGGTCATGTATGCGGTAGATCACCCACAGATGGCTGGCGGTTCCTTGGGTACATGTAACCCAGGCGCATAATAGCTTATCGCTTTTGCAGGGCGGGCTATGCGCCTGCCCTGCACCTCGTATCACCACTCAAAAATAGCCTGCAAATCCGCAAGACGCCCCTCTTCTATTCGGTGGGCGTGTGGCACCTGTGACAGATGGGACAGACCATGGATGCAATCCTTCTTCAAATTTTAAACGGCCTCGACAAGGGTTCGGCGTATGCGCTGATTGCCCTTGGTTTGACGCTCATCTTCGGCACCTTGGGGGTGGTTAACTTCGCCCACGGTGCTTTGTTCATGATCGGCGCCTTCTGCGCCGTGACATTTCGCGGTCTCCTGACCCTGAGCCATAAGGCGACAGAGCCTTCCGGCACTGACTTCCTTGGCAATCCGAAATTCGACGACGTGCTGTACGTGCAGCAATGGTTTGGCGAATCTACGGGTGCTTGGATGATCGACTGGGCTGTTCCCCTCTCCGTCCTTTTCGCCATTCCAGTGATGATCGCCATTGGCTTCATCATGGAGCGTGGCCTGATCAAACACTTCTACAACCGCCCCCACGCGGACCAGATCCTTGTGACCTTTGGTCTGGCGATTGTTCTGGGTGAATTGATCAAATATTTCTACGGCGCAAACCCCTACCCATCGCCAGCACCTGCTGCTTTTGCTGGGTCTTTCGACTTTGGCGCGATGCTTGGGTTTGATCCGAACACCATCATCTACCCTTACTGGCGTCTGATCTACTTCTGCTTTGCTGCGGTTGTTATTGGTGCCGTCTTTGCCTTCTTGCAGTTCACCACCTTTGGTATGGTTGTTCGCGCGGGTATGGCAGATCGTGAAACGGTTGGTTTGCTGGGCATCAACATCGACAAACGCTTTACCTTTATGTTTGGTCTTGCTGCTGCGGTTACGGGTGTTGCTGGTGCGATGTACGCGCCGATCAACTCGCCGAACTACAACATGGGCATGGACTTCCTTGTGCTTAGCTTTGTTGTGGTTGTTGTGGGCGGTATGGGCTCGCTTCCGGGTGCTGTTCTGGCGGGTTTCCTGCTGGGCGTCGTGGAAAGCTTTGCCTCAATGGCCGGTGTTCTGGAGATCATTCCGGGCATCAACCAAATTATCATCTACCTTGTAGCGATCATCATTTTGTTGACGCGCCCCCGTGGCCTGATGGGCCGTGCCGGCGTGATGGAGGACTAAAACCATGCTAGGACTTACAAAACGCGATGCAGGTCTGTTGGTGATTGTCGCCATCCTGAGCTTGCTAGCCCCTTTCATTCTAAACCCCTTCCCTGAAGGTTCTGCTATGGCGCAGTTCAACGCGGGTTACCCCGATTTGATGCAACGTCTGGTGATCTTTGGTATCTTTGCCATCGGCTTTAACATCCTGTTTGGCCTTACCGGCTACCTCAGCTTTGGACACGCTGCCTTTTTGGGTGTGGGATCATACGCTGCGATCTGGATGATGAAGCTGCTGACGATGAACGTCATTCCAGCGATCATCATTTCGGTTATCGTTGCAGGTGTCTTCTCTCTTCTGGTTGGCTGGATTTCCTTGCGCCGCTCGGGCATCTACTTCTCGATCCTGACACTGGCCTTTGCGCAAATGTCATATGCTTTGGCCTACTCGGTTCTGACACCGATCACAGGCGGCGAAACGGGCCTCCAGCCCAAGCTGTCTGATCCACGCGTCCTTGATGGTGCCTTGGTTGATGGACAGTCCCCACGTGCCAACCTGTTCGGTCTGGACATGAAGGCAAGCTCGGAGCTGAACATCGGTGACTGGGTGTTTACCTTTAACGCAGGGTACTACATCGCGGCGATCGTTATGTTGCTGTCCTTCTACCTGTCGATCCGCATCTTCCGCTCTCCTTTTGGTATGATGTTGCGTGCGGTTAAATCCAACCAGCAGCGTATGAACTATACTGGCCTTAACTCACGCCCCTACACATTGGCCGCGTTTGTGATCTCGGGCATGTATGCTGGTCTGGCTGGCGGTCTGTTGGTTGCAATGGATACCCAAGTTGGCGCCGAGCGTATGTTCTGGACGGCTTCTGGTGAGGTTGTTGTTATGACCATCCTTGGCGGTGCGGGTACATTGATTGGTCCGGTACTGGGTGCTGGTATCATCAAATACATGGAAAACATCGTATCCAAGATCAACAAAACGGTTCTGGAACAGTGGTTTGCCTTTATGCCCGATGGTATCGAAGACCTGTTCGTCGCGCTGGTTTACCCCTTCGTGGGCAAAGGCTGGCACCTGACGCTTGGTCTGGTCTTCATGCTGGTGGTTATCTTCCTGCCTGGTGGTCTGGTTGAGGGTGGTCAGCGCGTCGGTAAGATGTTCCGCCGCAAGTCCGCCGAACCGAAATCGCCTGACGGCAACACAACACCTGCTGAATAAGGAGCGCACGACATGGGTATTCTTGAAGTCAAAAATGTCAACAAACGCTTCGGCGGTCTGCAAGCGCTGGGGAATGTAAACCTCAGCGTGGCAGAGAACACGGTTCACGCGATCATCGGGCCAAACGGGGCGGGTAAATCTACCCTTCTCAACTGCCTCGTGGGCAAACTGATCCCTGATACGGGCTCTGTCATGTTCGACGGGCAATCTGTTCTGGGTCGCAAACCGTTCGAGATCAACCAGATGGGTATTTCCCGCGTTTTCCAAACACCAGAGATCTTTGGAGATCTGAGCGTCATGGAAAACATGTTGATCCCTTGCTTTGCCAAACGCGACGGCGCCTATAGCATGCATGCCATCGGCAGTGTCGAAAGCGAAAAGGACGTCTATGAGAAGGCGAAAGCCATGCTCGAAGACATGAACCTCTATGACAAACGCGACATGCATTCGTCGTCGATGTCACGGGGGGACAAACGCCGCCTTGAAATCGCGATGTGCCTGTCACAAGAGCCACGCCTGCTGCTGCTGGATGAGCCGACTGCGGGTATGGCGCGCGCCGACACCAACAACACAATCGACCTGCTCAAGCAGATTAAAGAAGAGCGCGACATCACAATCGCCATCATCGAGCATGATATGCACGTTGTCTTCTCTCTGGCTGAACGGATCACCGTGTTGGCACAAGGTACGCCACTGGTTGAAGACACCCCTGATAACATCAAGGGCCATCCGAAAGTTAAAGAAGCCTATCTGGGCGAGACTCAGGCCGTTTAACGCGCCCTGCCCCTCCCCCATCTAAAGGACATAGA contains:
- a CDS encoding branched-chain amino acid ABC transporter permease codes for the protein MLGLTKRDAGLLVIVAILSLLAPFILNPFPEGSAMAQFNAGYPDLMQRLVIFGIFAIGFNILFGLTGYLSFGHAAFLGVGSYAAIWMMKLLTMNVIPAIIISVIVAGVFSLLVGWISLRRSGIYFSILTLAFAQMSYALAYSVLTPITGGETGLQPKLSDPRVLDGALVDGQSPRANLFGLDMKASSELNIGDWVFTFNAGYYIAAIVMLLSFYLSIRIFRSPFGMMLRAVKSNQQRMNYTGLNSRPYTLAAFVISGMYAGLAGGLLVAMDTQVGAERMFWTASGEVVVMTILGGAGTLIGPVLGAGIIKYMENIVSKINKTVLEQWFAFMPDGIEDLFVALVYPFVGKGWHLTLGLVFMLVVIFLPGGLVEGGQRVGKMFRRKSAEPKSPDGNTTPAE
- a CDS encoding ABC transporter ATP-binding protein translates to MGILEVKNVNKRFGGLQALGNVNLSVAENTVHAIIGPNGAGKSTLLNCLVGKLIPDTGSVMFDGQSVLGRKPFEINQMGISRVFQTPEIFGDLSVMENMLIPCFAKRDGAYSMHAIGSVESEKDVYEKAKAMLEDMNLYDKRDMHSSSMSRGDKRRLEIAMCLSQEPRLLLLDEPTAGMARADTNNTIDLLKQIKEERDITIAIIEHDMHVVFSLAERITVLAQGTPLVEDTPDNIKGHPKVKEAYLGETQAV
- a CDS encoding branched-chain amino acid ABC transporter permease encodes the protein MDAILLQILNGLDKGSAYALIALGLTLIFGTLGVVNFAHGALFMIGAFCAVTFRGLLTLSHKATEPSGTDFLGNPKFDDVLYVQQWFGESTGAWMIDWAVPLSVLFAIPVMIAIGFIMERGLIKHFYNRPHADQILVTFGLAIVLGELIKYFYGANPYPSPAPAAFAGSFDFGAMLGFDPNTIIYPYWRLIYFCFAAVVIGAVFAFLQFTTFGMVVRAGMADRETVGLLGINIDKRFTFMFGLAAAVTGVAGAMYAPINSPNYNMGMDFLVLSFVVVVVGGMGSLPGAVLAGFLLGVVESFASMAGVLEIIPGINQIIIYLVAIIILLTRPRGLMGRAGVMED